Sequence from the Strix uralensis isolate ZFMK-TIS-50842 chromosome 1, bStrUra1, whole genome shotgun sequence genome:
GTCCAGCACAAGAGAGCACTGAGGTTTCTGAAGACTGGCATAAGCCCTTCTCTTAGGACTGAGCGCTAAAGGTGAAAGACTCTCCAATAAATGCCATTAGAAAGCAGAGCTAAAGGTTCTGGGACAACTTGCAGAGCAGGACTAACCCATGCTGCCTCAGGCACATGCACGCTAGCTAAAAGACTACCTCTTCTGGACACATCCGTATCTACTGCAGGTTTGCTGCTTGGTGTTAAGAACTGAACCTAAAATACACCACAAATTGCCTTTTAGCCTTCCAGGAACCTATGACTTGCACTTCACACAGGTTTATCAATCTTACATTTTTTACGGTTTAATACAAAGCTGAAATAATGggctagagaaaagaaggcttctCAAAACAATCATGTATACATCTATTTTATAGCTACCTCTTCTGCCTAGCCCCTCCCAAAGTTAgcctgaaaaacagtaaaatctaCACAAAGTTTTATTGCAATCATACAAGGGATACATCAAGGGTCAAATACAACAAATACTATGATGCAATTTTACATTTATTAAACTACAGTTCAAAGCACAAATTTACACATTCTAAATACACTAAACATCTAATGAAGTCACACTGGTCTCCCACTGACATTTGATATATCTGGGCGAAAGACAATAACTTTACAAGACTTTTCTAACAGGAATCCTTAGTATAAAAACTGTGTACTTGTATGTAAACTGTTGAAGAACCCAAGTGATGGGTTTCCATCTCCACTAAGTCATCCATTTTGTTGCATATTTAAACGCTCAGGGGTTAAATGAACTTGATTTTAAATTTGGACACCATTATCTAACCCTCCCACCCCCCAGTGAATTGTAGCTGTAGCTTGTTTTGCCTGGTCCCCATTAGCTATTACtaatttttcaagttttgaaGAGAATGAATTGAATTCAAGATTGTTCCATTTCTTCCACACTGGAATGTTGACCAGACAAACTACAGACTTGCAACTGCAGGTCTAAATGAAGCGTTAATGCCTGTTTAAGCTGCAGTGGAAAAGCGGTCTTCTGGGCTCAGCTGAATGCAAGGAGGcacaaagaagaaattcttcatcaATGTGTCTGAAGCAATTCCAGCATCTTGCATCTCATCCCTGCAGCAGAAAAGGATGAGTGTTGTAATAAGGTGTTTTCATGTACAATTTCACATCAGAAACCAGCCTTGAATATAGCATTTGACATCTACTGCCCCGGATAGGTTAGTGCCAGTCTCAGCAGAAGGGAGACTTCAGCTCTGCAGGTGCCTGGCAGACACAAAGGCCATGACTCTCCACTGGCAGAGGCGCAGGGCCCTGGCTACCTCagtactggaacaggttacccaacTCTCACCATCACCACATCAGCATTACTGCCCTTCCTGCCTATAACAATGGTACTACTACTGTGCACAAGTTGCAATTACTAGTATTAGGAAAGCTCAGAGGTTGATGTTAAACAGTAAAAGGCTTTAGAACTACCACTAAACTCAGTTGACATGAGGTATTTTGCCTTCCTTTGTCAACTTTAAAGCAAAGTAGGCATTTTATTGCAGCTCTCGGTTTACTCTCAGCTAAGTCAGACAATAGTAATAAAAGCCACAAACTAAAAAGGCACATTCTTACACTCAGTTGCATCTACCTATATTTGTCATCAAATGTAATCTATATCTGGCTGTAAGTGTACACCTTTGAAGGAAGTGAAAACAATCTTGCCACTACAAAGAGAATTTTCTTACCAGTCACTGAAAGACATCATGTAGTAAATCAGTGGCCTCTGATAGTCGTTAAAGGTAGACTGTTCACCTAAGGTACCAGAACCCATATTACCAAAGATCAGCCAATCTCCAACGCTCAACTCGGGAAGAAGACAGTTTTCCACAATTTGATCAAGCTCATCACAGGATGGACCCCAAAGGCTGCTTGCAAACAGAGGCTCATCTTCCTTGTATTTCTATATGGAAATCCAGGTAATTCAGGCTTCAGTTTATtgaaaaagtaagttttcaaaTTTATATAAGGACGATCTTATAAGTAATTATATCCACATGAAGAGttaaatatgtataaaaaatatAAGGATAATAAGGACTATCTCTGAAGAATATAGAAGGACTCACCTTGTGAACCTCTGGGATAGTATTCAGTTTCTCAGACAATTTACTTGCAAAAGAACCATAAACACCATCATTTATGTAATATGTAAATACTGGTTCATCATCATTCCTGGTTTGCTCCACTGGAAGTAAAAAAGAAGTTGTCTTGCATGCATTTTTTGTCATAAGTAGTCCTTTTGCAATCCTACTTAAGTCAACTGCTTTCTCCTGACAAGGGGGTTCCATATATACTGGAATGGGAAAATTACGAGCAGAGTAATCTGTATGAGACCAGATTATAAATTCAgctgtaaaattaatattttcagtaataatcACTATTAATATAAATCCAGTTTCTACTTTAGCAGAGAAGCAGACTGCTCTATGTGTTCTTCTAATACAGAACCTTTTAATACACCTTCAGTAAAGCACCCAATATAGGTTTAACCATTAAGAAGTCAAACCTAATGAGGAAACAAGTGCTACATAAACGTAACAGAGAAAGTGAGATACACAGACAACATACAGTCAGAACCCAAAAGGCAGATTACAATGCAAGCATGAGGGAACATATTAAATACATGCTGAGACAAACTAGACTGACTAGAAGTGGGCAGCTATCTGTACTGATTTGTAACATGCAAGAGATAAATACAACCCTTACCTCCAGAAGGAAGAAGTTTATCATACTCAACAGTCTTCTTTGCAATGATGTTAACTGCTAGTGTAAATGCAGATGAAACATAGTAACACCCAGGCTCTGCAATCACATTAACACCTGATTCCTTAGGAAAGTAGACATCCAGCAACGGCCTGATGACATGATTAACCTAGGAAATTGAGTCAGGGGTAAGAACAATGAAACTCAGCTTATGTATCTCACACACACTTTCAGACAGCAACAGTTCTAGTACACGCACCAAAAGTTTAAGTCATTTCTCTGTTCTCTGACAAGTGCCCTTACCAGAGGTCCAACATTTACAGAAGTGTTAAGAAAATAGGTCATTCTGCTAAACACTGAAGATTGAGTACCATGGGTCTGAGTACTAGAGTCTCTCCTACCAACCAAAATACAGACTGTGGTACACTTGAGACTGTACAAGTCATTTCAAAGTTTGTCCAGCACAGATAATGTAAAGTTACATATGAATCTCAAAACACAAGGAAAGAGCCTTTGTGATCAGTTCTGAATACTGTTGTATTAGAAACAGAATGAATTATTAAATACTGATGTTCAAATCTTAAGCCAGATATTTAGAGATTAACAAGTATTTTGGACAAGTAGCAGAACAATTAGAACTAAGAAAGAAAAGCCCTGACTGCTGTCAGTAGCTTTTCACTGAATCACTTTCACTGTCCTACATTCAAAGCAGTTTGTGTTTAAGACAACGTAAGTGTAAATAGGTTACTCTGTTTTATGTGCCACTAAATACTAAAGATCCAAATCAAAGGCTAGCCAAAGCAAAGGTAAAAACAAGCCCTTTAGTCTTCAGTTCTACAGCAAAGTTTCATACTTTCATACAGCAGCAATATGGTTTATGATCCAAAGCATGCTAAGCAACTCTGGTCCAAGCCATGCAATAGAGCAACCAGCTGGACAACTGTCAACTgccaaaaaaacctgaattacTACTGTTAAAGTGGCTTAGGATAGTAATTTAATCTGTGACATACTTAAATCAGCATTCACCCAATATGAACAGGATTAAAAAGGAACGATCACCTCCAAGGACTGATTACACTACCCACGATAAAGACTATAAAACCAATTATTTGGATCTTACGACTTACAGTCTAACATGGAATTTAGGATTGGTTTCAGCTACCAAAGGTTAAACACTTCAGCTTCCTAAATCAAAATTAGAGTTTCAACTTCCAATACATTTGCATACCTCTTCCAGCTGAAGCTCTGAACCTGTGAAGCCCCCACCAATATCCAACATGTTCATCTTAAAGCCAAATTCTTCCTAAAAGGCACAGGCAGAATGTAAGTACACGGACAACTGTAaccataaaaacatttttttgttgctcCTTACTGTGGTTTTCTCCTTACTGTGGTTGTTTTCTATGTACTTATATACTTTTGAGCATATCTAGCAGAGTATGTCTAGTGAGGGAGTATCAGCATTGTAAAAGTTAGTACAGCTCCATTTAACCTAGTAGTAATAGCATTGGGATGTCAATACAAGCTGGTTACACAATTCTTAAGTAGAAGTCCCACAGCAATGTCAACTCCCATCTTGGTGTTTGTTATATTCAGACAATATTTGCTGAACAGGGTGGTGCATTCTGACAAAAGGAAGTTTTAGGAATTTACAAATACATACAATGCAAGTCCTTTGGATAGTGCTTATGGGACAGGACTGCTACAGTGAATTTGCACGAAGATCAGTGAGAACTTCAGTTCTGTTGCCATCCATGTGTTACCAGTCACAGCTAATGCACTAACCACAGTAGTAAAACGACTTGCGGTCTTCTCTAGTTTACAAGCTTCTTGTTTACAGGAAGACAGATGTTAGAGAATGGATTTTTGAATTTTGCAATATGAGAAATACATATAAAAGATGTAAGACTCAGTCATCTGAAGCATCCAACAAATCCATTCCTCTTCATGCAAATTTGGATATTCTCCCCCCCACAATATGACACTTTTATTTCTTATGATGCTTAGTTATTAACCTCAGATCACATGCACCAAATTAGTGGTTATATCACGATAAATGCCAGCATacaaatacttaatattttaatataacttaAAAATGTCAACTGCATATTTGCAGGACTGAGATTTGAATTTCAAAAAGCCTTTACCAAAAGGGGgaagctgatttttttatttgaaaacatcaCAGAATGCCAGTGCCGGTCAGCGGGACAGTAATTCATTAACCTTTGTCCACAATTAGGATTATAAAGTTTGTTTTACTTCTACCACATGTCTTGCAATGGAGTATTTAGTCCCTTACTAAAAGTTCCATTTCCTACATTGATGTATTTTGGAAATAACGTAGTTGGCTTGTTAGTACGATTACAAAAAAATGAATCCTCTACTGTAGCaattgcatgtgtgtgtgtatttatctACTTACAGCCATGTCAAACACACACCGAGCATCAGATATAGCATGAATGTACGTTTGCAATTCCTTGCAAAAGCCCGAAAcatgaaatctgaaagaaataaaaccacagttaATACACTGAACCATGTAGCTTTCAGACCAAGCAAACTGTTTCACTATCTAAAATAGCAACAGAACCAATTCATTCCCAAGTGGATCAGGACAAGCTTGCATGATA
This genomic interval carries:
- the AZIN1 gene encoding antizyme inhibitor 1 isoform X2, with amino-acid sequence MKGFLEDANYSIGLLDEGATLADVIDNCIYEHTHTGKRAFYVGDLGKLVKKNIQWQNMMAPIKPFYPVRCNSTPGVLEILGTLGVGFACSSKSEMALVQDLGISPENIIYTNPCKQASQIKYAAKAGINIMTCDSDIELKKIARNHPNAKLLLHIATEDITADEEMNMKFGTTLKNCRHLMECAKELGVQIVGVKFHVSGFCKELQTYIHAISDARCVFDMAEEFGFKMNMLDIGGGFTGSELQLEEVNHVIRPLLDVYFPKESGVNVIAEPGCYYVSSAFTLAVNIIAKKTVEYDKLLPSGVEQTRNDDEPVFTYYINDGVYGSFASKLSEKLNTIPEVHKKYKEDEPLFASSLWGPSCDELDQIVENCLLPELSVGDWLIFGNMGSGTLGEQSTFNDYQRPLIYYMMSFSDWDEMQDAGIASDTLMKNFFFVPPCIQLSPEDRFSTAA
- the AZIN1 gene encoding antizyme inhibitor 1 isoform X1 → MKGFLEDANYSIGLLDEGATLADVIDNCIYEHTHTGKRAFYVGDLGKLVKKNIQWQNMMAPIKPFYPVRCNSTPGVLEILGTLGVGFACSSKSEMALVQDLGISPENIIYTNPCKQASQIKYAAKAGINIMTCDSDIELKKIARNHPNAKLLLHIATEDITADEEMNMKFGTTLKNCRHLMECAKELGVQIVGVKFHVSGFCKELQTYIHAISDARCVFDMAEEFGFKMNMLDIGGGFTGSELQLEEVNHVIRPLLDVYFPKESGVNVIAEPGCYYVSSAFTLAVNIIAKKTVEYDKLLPSGVYMEPPCQEKAVDLSRIAKGLLMTKNACKTTSFLLPVEQTRNDDEPVFTYYINDGVYGSFASKLSEKLNTIPEVHKKYKEDEPLFASSLWGPSCDELDQIVENCLLPELSVGDWLIFGNMGSGTLGEQSTFNDYQRPLIYYMMSFSDWDEMQDAGIASDTLMKNFFFVPPCIQLSPEDRFSTAA
- the AZIN1 gene encoding antizyme inhibitor 1 isoform X3; translated protein: MMAPIKPFYPVRCNSTPGVLEILGTLGVGFACSSKSEMALVQDLGISPENIIYTNPCKQASQIKYAAKAGINIMTCDSDIELKKIARNHPNAKLLLHIATEDITADEEMNMKFGTTLKNCRHLMECAKELGVQIVGVKFHVSGFCKELQTYIHAISDARCVFDMAEEFGFKMNMLDIGGGFTGSELQLEEVNHVIRPLLDVYFPKESGVNVIAEPGCYYVSSAFTLAVNIIAKKTVEYDKLLPSGVYMEPPCQEKAVDLSRIAKGLLMTKNACKTTSFLLPVEQTRNDDEPVFTYYINDGVYGSFASKLSEKLNTIPEVHKKYKEDEPLFASSLWGPSCDELDQIVENCLLPELSVGDWLIFGNMGSGTLGEQSTFNDYQRPLIYYMMSFSDWDEMQDAGIASDTLMKNFFFVPPCIQLSPEDRFSTAA